The genomic region GTAAGCCTAAATCTTCTGCCCATCTGTATAGATGAATTTATGCGCATCTGGAGGTAAGTCCCTTTCTTACTGCTATCGCCCACAAAACTGCTCGATGgatttttctgaaaaagacgTGTTACGGTGCACAAAATGTAGTTGCATTAGTCACTCCTGGTATTTGAAAATCCTGGAACCTGCCCTTGGATGAAACCAAGTTTTCTTCACACAAGAACTCCTGTGAGAACCACTTTTCAATCATTCGATCAACATCATGGACTACAACATGTGTCGTGTTTCCTCGTCTTGCTAGTATGCTAGCTGTGTAGATGGAAGCCATTCTACCAGGGGAGTCAGGTCTATCACCCCTCGGCCCGTCCACTATCACCACATCCCACATAGTATCATACACTTCATGTGGGAGATTTGACAATCCCAGATTGCACTTTGACGCTTTAGGAAAGTAAATCTTTGGCAAACAGTCGGGATTTTCTCTTGCATCTTTGAGCAGTTTATAAGCTTCTGATGCTAGTGTGCTGTACGTGATCTTGTGAACTTGTGTATTGTTCCTGGACTTTATTACACTAGATTTCTGGGAACTCTCCTCAAGAAAGATGGTGACACCTCCAGCGTTCATGGATGCTATATTCGAATATTGGTATTCAAGTCCAAAAACAAGTAGATTGCATGGGACTCTGTGTGACAAGAATTCCAAGAGAAATCGCATCTCCTTCTCCGTTAGACTGCTGGCATTCTCAGACATCGACCTGCCTTTGGACAGAGGTCGTGGATGAGAGATATTATGCCCGCAAACTGACGAGGCAGAGGAGCATTCACGTT from Sesamum indicum cultivar Zhongzhi No. 13 linkage group LG3, S_indicum_v1.0, whole genome shotgun sequence harbors:
- the LOC105158128 gene encoding glucuronoxylan 4-O-methyltransferase 1 — protein: MPPEVYHSHSLNTPNTPLLPRVAPKSRFKQILHRKYCQGEGGRMKFTKRKLVPVLVFILCGASIFRFLNISMVTSSFMSLSPAALPPIHERECSSASSVCGHNISHPRPLSKGRSMSENASSLTEKEMRFLLEFLSHRVPCNLLVFGLEYQYSNIASMNAGGVTIFLEESSQKSSVIKSRNNTQVHKITYSTLASEAYKLLKDARENPDCLPKIYFPKASKCNLGLSNLPHEVYDTMWDVVIVDGPRGDRPDSPGRMASIYTASILARRGNTTHVVVHDVDRMIEKWFSQEFLCEENLVSSKGRFQDFQIPGVTNATTFCAP